Proteins encoded together in one Phalacrocorax aristotelis chromosome 7, bGulAri2.1, whole genome shotgun sequence window:
- the EPHB3 gene encoding ephrin type-B receptor 3 isoform X1, whose translation MATARPGAPPPPLPLLLLLLLPGGRRALEETLMDTKWVTSELAWTTHPETGWEEVSGYDEAMNPIRTYQVCNVREASQNNWLRTKFIQRQDVQRVYVELKFTVRDCNSIPNIPGSCKETFNLFYYESDTDSASANSPFWMENPYIKVDTIAPDESFSKLESGRVNTKVRSFGPLSKNGFYLAFQDLGACMSLISVRAFYKKCSNTIAGFAIFPETLTGAEPTSLVIAPGTCIPNAVEVSVPLKLYCNGDGEWMVPVGACTCAAGYEPAMKDTQCQACGPGTFKSKQGEGPCSPCPPNSRTTSGAATVCTCRNGFFRADTDPADSACTSVPSAPRSVISNVNETSLVLEWSEPQDTGGRDDLLYNIICKKCSVERRLCTRCDDNVEFVPRQLGLTERRIYISNLMAHTQYTFEIQAVNGISSKSPYPPRFASVNITTNQAAPSAVPTMHLHSSTGNSMTLSWTPPERPNGIILDYEIKYSEKQGQSDGIANTVTSQKNSVRLDGLKANARYMVQVRARTVAGYGRYSLPTEFQTTAEDGSTSKTFQELPLIVGSATAGLLFVIVVVIIAIVCFRKGMVTEHLLSSPLGRKQRNSTDPEYTEKLQQYVTPGTKVYIDPFTYEDPNEAVREFAKEIDISCVKIEEVIGAGEFGEVCRGRLKLPGRREIFVAIKTLKVGYTERQRRDFLSEASIMGQFDHPNIIHLEGVVTKSRPVMIITEFMENCALDSFLRLNDGQFTVIQLVGMLRGIAAGMKYLSEMNYVHRDLAARNILVNSNLVCKVSDFGLSRFLEDDPADPTYTSSLGGKIPIRWTAPEAIAYRKFTSASDVWSYGIVMWEVMSYGERPYWDMSNQDVINAVEQDYRLPPPMDCPTALHQLMLDCWVRDRNLRPKFAQIVNTLDKLIRNAASLKVIASVQSGISQPLLDRTVPDYTTFTTVGDWLDAIKMGRYKENFVNAGFASFDLVAQMTAEDLLRIGVTLAGHQKKILSSIQDMRLQMNQTLPVQV comes from the exons aGACCCTGATGGACACGAAGTGGGTGACCTCTGAGTTGGCATGGACAACTCATCCGGAGACGGGG TGGGAAGAAGTCAGCGGTTACGATGAGGCCATGAACCCCATCCGCACGTACCAGGTGTGCAATGTGCGGGAGGCCAGCCAGAACAACTGGCTTCGCACCAAGTTCATCCAGCGCCAGGATGTCCAGCGCGTCTATGTGGAGCTGAAGTTCACCGTGCGGGACTGCAACAGCATCCCCAACATCCCTGGCTCCTGCAAAGAGACCTTCAACCTCTTCTATTATGAGTCGGATACAGATTCTGCCTCTGCAAACAGCCCTTTCTGGATGGAGAACCCCTATATCAAAGTGGATACAATTGCTCCGGATGAGAGCTTCTCCAAATTGGAGTCTGGCCGTGTGAACACCAAGGTGCGCAGCTTTGGCCCTCTCTCAAAAAATGGTTTTTACCTGGCCTTCCAGGACCTGGGAGCCTGCATGTCCCTCATCTCCGTCCGGGCTTTCTACAAGAAATGCTCCAACACCATTGCTGGCTTTGCTATCTTCCCGGAGACTTTAACAGGAGCCGAGCCCACCTCTCTGGTCATTGCACCAGGCACCTGCATTCCCAATGCAGTGGAGGTATCTGTACCCCTGAAGCTATACTGCAATGGTGACGGCGAGTGGATGGTACCTGTGGGAGCGTGTACATGTGCCGCTGGATATGAGCCGGCCATGAAGGATACCCAGTGCCAAG CTTGTGGCCCGGGAACCTTCAAATCTAAGCAGGGGGAAGgtccctgctctccctgccctcctaATAGCCGGACCACCTCCGGAGCAGCAACGGTCTGCACATGTCGAAATGGTTTTTTCCGTGCAGACACAGACCCCGCAGACAGTGCCTGCACCA GTGTCCCCTCCGCACCCCGCAGCGTCATCTCCAATGTGAACGAGACATCGCTGGTGCTAGAGTGGAGCGAGCCGCAGGACACAGGTGGGCGGGATGACCTGCTCTACAACATCATCTGCAAGAAGTGCAGCGTGGAGCGGCGCTTGTGCACCCGCTGCGACGACAACGTGGAGTTCGTGCCGCGCCAGCTTGGCCTCACCGAGCGTCGCATCTACATCAGCAACCTGATGGCCCACACCCAATACACCTTTGAGATCCAGGCCGTGAATGGCATCTCCAGCAAGAGCCCTTACCCTCCCCGTTTCGCCTCTGTCAACATCACCACCAACCAGGCAG CCCCATCTGCTGTGCCTACGATGCACCTGCACAGCAGCACCGGGAACAGCATGACACTGTCATGGACTCCCCCGGAGAGACCCAACGGCATCATTCTTGACTATGAGATCAAGTACTCCGAGAAG CAAGGCCAGAGCGATGGCATCGCCAACACAGTCACCAGCCAGAAGAACTCAGTGCGGCTGGATGGCCTGAAGGCCAATGCTCGGTACATGGTGCAGGTCCGGGCACGCACAGTGGCTGGATACGGCCGCTACAGCCTCCCCACAGAGTTTCAGACAACTGCAGAGGACG GCTCCACCAGCAAGACTTTCCAGGAGCTGCCGCTAATCGTGGGTTCAGccactgcagggctgctgtTCGTCATCGTTGTGGTGATCATCGCTATAGTCTGCTTCAG GAAAGGGATGGTTACTGAACACCTCCTCTCGTCTCCTTTGGGCAGGAAGCAACGCAACAGCACAGACCCCGAGTAcacagagaagctgcagcagtACG TTACCCCTGGGACAAAGGTCTACATTGACCCCTTCACCTATGAGGACCCCAATGAAGCCGTCCGGGAATTCGCCAAAGAGATCGACATCTCCTGTGTCAAAATTGAGGAGGTCATTGGAGCAG GAGAGTTTGGCGAGGTGTGCCGTGGGCGCCTGAAGCTGCCTGGCCGCCGCGAGATCTTCGTGGCCATCAAGACACTGAAGGTGGGCTACACGGAGCGGCAGCGGCGGGACTTCCTGAGCGAGGCCAGCATCATGGGCCAGTTTGACCACCCCAACATCATCCACCTGGAGGGTGTGGTGACCAAGAGCCGCCCTGTCATGATCATCACAGAGTTCATGGAGAACTGTGCACTCGACTCCTTCCTCCGG CTGAACGATGGGCAGTTCACAGTCATCCAGCTGGTGGGGATGCTGCGAGGCATTGCCGCTGGCATGAAGTACCTTTCAGAGATGAATTATGTGCACCGGGATCTGGCCGCCCGCAACATCCTGGTCAACAGTAACTTGGTCTGCAAAGTGTCTGACTTCGGGCTCTCTCGCTTTCTGGAGGATGACCCAGCTGACCCCACCTACACCAGCTCCCTG GGGGGCAAGATTCCGATCAGATGGACAGCTCCTGAGGCCATTGCCTACCGCAAATTCACTTCAGCCAGCGACGTGTGGAGCTATGGCATCGTCATGTGGGAAGTGATGTCCTACGGGGAGCGACCCTACTGGGACATGTCCAACCAAGAT GTGATCAATGCAGTGGAGCAGGATTACCGCCTGCCACCCCCCATGGACTGCCCCACAGCGCTGCACCAGCTGATGCTGGACTGCTGGGTGCGGGACCGCAACCTGCGTCCCAAGTTTGCACAGATCGTCAATACGCTGGACAAGCTCATCCGCAATGCTGCCAGCTTGAAAGTCATTGCCAGCGTCCAGTCTGG CATCTCCCAGCCACTCCTGGACCGCACCGTCCCGGATTACACCACCTTCACCACTGTGGGAGACTGGCTGGATGCCATCAAAATGGGACGGTACAAGGAGAACTTTGTTAATGCTGGATTTGCCTCCTTCGACCTGGTGGCACAGATGACTGCGGA AGACCTGCTGAGGATAGGGGTGACGCTAGCAGGGCACCAGAAGAAGATCCTGAGCAGCATTCAGGACATGAGGCTGCAGATGAACCAGACGCTCCCGGTGCAGGTTTGA
- the EPHB3 gene encoding ephrin type-B receptor 3 isoform X2, producing the protein MATARPGAPPPPLPLLLLLLLPGGRRALEETLMDTKWVTSELAWTTHPETGWEEVSGYDEAMNPIRTYQVCNVREASQNNWLRTKFIQRQDVQRVYVELKFTVRDCNSIPNIPGSCKETFNLFYYESDTDSASANSPFWMENPYIKVDTIAPDESFSKLESGRVNTKVRSFGPLSKNGFYLAFQDLGACMSLISVRAFYKKCSNTIAGFAIFPETLTGAEPTSLVIAPGTCIPNAVEVSVPLKLYCNGDGEWMVPVGACTCAAGYEPAMKDTQCQACGPGTFKSKQGEGPCSPCPPNSRTTSGAATVCTCRNGFFRADTDPADSACTSVPSAPRSVISNVNETSLVLEWSEPQDTGGRDDLLYNIICKKCSVERRLCTRCDDNVEFVPRQLGLTERRIYISNLMAHTQYTFEIQAVNGISSKSPYPPRFASVNITTNQAAPSAVPTMHLHSSTGNSMTLSWTPPERPNGIILDYEIKYSEKQGQSDGIANTVTSQKNSVRLDGLKANARYMVQVRARTVAGYGRYSLPTEFQTTAEDGSTSKTFQELPLIVGSATAGLLFVIVVVIIAIVCFRKQRNSTDPEYTEKLQQYVTPGTKVYIDPFTYEDPNEAVREFAKEIDISCVKIEEVIGAGEFGEVCRGRLKLPGRREIFVAIKTLKVGYTERQRRDFLSEASIMGQFDHPNIIHLEGVVTKSRPVMIITEFMENCALDSFLRLNDGQFTVIQLVGMLRGIAAGMKYLSEMNYVHRDLAARNILVNSNLVCKVSDFGLSRFLEDDPADPTYTSSLGGKIPIRWTAPEAIAYRKFTSASDVWSYGIVMWEVMSYGERPYWDMSNQDVINAVEQDYRLPPPMDCPTALHQLMLDCWVRDRNLRPKFAQIVNTLDKLIRNAASLKVIASVQSGISQPLLDRTVPDYTTFTTVGDWLDAIKMGRYKENFVNAGFASFDLVAQMTAEDLLRIGVTLAGHQKKILSSIQDMRLQMNQTLPVQV; encoded by the exons aGACCCTGATGGACACGAAGTGGGTGACCTCTGAGTTGGCATGGACAACTCATCCGGAGACGGGG TGGGAAGAAGTCAGCGGTTACGATGAGGCCATGAACCCCATCCGCACGTACCAGGTGTGCAATGTGCGGGAGGCCAGCCAGAACAACTGGCTTCGCACCAAGTTCATCCAGCGCCAGGATGTCCAGCGCGTCTATGTGGAGCTGAAGTTCACCGTGCGGGACTGCAACAGCATCCCCAACATCCCTGGCTCCTGCAAAGAGACCTTCAACCTCTTCTATTATGAGTCGGATACAGATTCTGCCTCTGCAAACAGCCCTTTCTGGATGGAGAACCCCTATATCAAAGTGGATACAATTGCTCCGGATGAGAGCTTCTCCAAATTGGAGTCTGGCCGTGTGAACACCAAGGTGCGCAGCTTTGGCCCTCTCTCAAAAAATGGTTTTTACCTGGCCTTCCAGGACCTGGGAGCCTGCATGTCCCTCATCTCCGTCCGGGCTTTCTACAAGAAATGCTCCAACACCATTGCTGGCTTTGCTATCTTCCCGGAGACTTTAACAGGAGCCGAGCCCACCTCTCTGGTCATTGCACCAGGCACCTGCATTCCCAATGCAGTGGAGGTATCTGTACCCCTGAAGCTATACTGCAATGGTGACGGCGAGTGGATGGTACCTGTGGGAGCGTGTACATGTGCCGCTGGATATGAGCCGGCCATGAAGGATACCCAGTGCCAAG CTTGTGGCCCGGGAACCTTCAAATCTAAGCAGGGGGAAGgtccctgctctccctgccctcctaATAGCCGGACCACCTCCGGAGCAGCAACGGTCTGCACATGTCGAAATGGTTTTTTCCGTGCAGACACAGACCCCGCAGACAGTGCCTGCACCA GTGTCCCCTCCGCACCCCGCAGCGTCATCTCCAATGTGAACGAGACATCGCTGGTGCTAGAGTGGAGCGAGCCGCAGGACACAGGTGGGCGGGATGACCTGCTCTACAACATCATCTGCAAGAAGTGCAGCGTGGAGCGGCGCTTGTGCACCCGCTGCGACGACAACGTGGAGTTCGTGCCGCGCCAGCTTGGCCTCACCGAGCGTCGCATCTACATCAGCAACCTGATGGCCCACACCCAATACACCTTTGAGATCCAGGCCGTGAATGGCATCTCCAGCAAGAGCCCTTACCCTCCCCGTTTCGCCTCTGTCAACATCACCACCAACCAGGCAG CCCCATCTGCTGTGCCTACGATGCACCTGCACAGCAGCACCGGGAACAGCATGACACTGTCATGGACTCCCCCGGAGAGACCCAACGGCATCATTCTTGACTATGAGATCAAGTACTCCGAGAAG CAAGGCCAGAGCGATGGCATCGCCAACACAGTCACCAGCCAGAAGAACTCAGTGCGGCTGGATGGCCTGAAGGCCAATGCTCGGTACATGGTGCAGGTCCGGGCACGCACAGTGGCTGGATACGGCCGCTACAGCCTCCCCACAGAGTTTCAGACAACTGCAGAGGACG GCTCCACCAGCAAGACTTTCCAGGAGCTGCCGCTAATCGTGGGTTCAGccactgcagggctgctgtTCGTCATCGTTGTGGTGATCATCGCTATAGTCTGCTTCAG GAAGCAACGCAACAGCACAGACCCCGAGTAcacagagaagctgcagcagtACG TTACCCCTGGGACAAAGGTCTACATTGACCCCTTCACCTATGAGGACCCCAATGAAGCCGTCCGGGAATTCGCCAAAGAGATCGACATCTCCTGTGTCAAAATTGAGGAGGTCATTGGAGCAG GAGAGTTTGGCGAGGTGTGCCGTGGGCGCCTGAAGCTGCCTGGCCGCCGCGAGATCTTCGTGGCCATCAAGACACTGAAGGTGGGCTACACGGAGCGGCAGCGGCGGGACTTCCTGAGCGAGGCCAGCATCATGGGCCAGTTTGACCACCCCAACATCATCCACCTGGAGGGTGTGGTGACCAAGAGCCGCCCTGTCATGATCATCACAGAGTTCATGGAGAACTGTGCACTCGACTCCTTCCTCCGG CTGAACGATGGGCAGTTCACAGTCATCCAGCTGGTGGGGATGCTGCGAGGCATTGCCGCTGGCATGAAGTACCTTTCAGAGATGAATTATGTGCACCGGGATCTGGCCGCCCGCAACATCCTGGTCAACAGTAACTTGGTCTGCAAAGTGTCTGACTTCGGGCTCTCTCGCTTTCTGGAGGATGACCCAGCTGACCCCACCTACACCAGCTCCCTG GGGGGCAAGATTCCGATCAGATGGACAGCTCCTGAGGCCATTGCCTACCGCAAATTCACTTCAGCCAGCGACGTGTGGAGCTATGGCATCGTCATGTGGGAAGTGATGTCCTACGGGGAGCGACCCTACTGGGACATGTCCAACCAAGAT GTGATCAATGCAGTGGAGCAGGATTACCGCCTGCCACCCCCCATGGACTGCCCCACAGCGCTGCACCAGCTGATGCTGGACTGCTGGGTGCGGGACCGCAACCTGCGTCCCAAGTTTGCACAGATCGTCAATACGCTGGACAAGCTCATCCGCAATGCTGCCAGCTTGAAAGTCATTGCCAGCGTCCAGTCTGG CATCTCCCAGCCACTCCTGGACCGCACCGTCCCGGATTACACCACCTTCACCACTGTGGGAGACTGGCTGGATGCCATCAAAATGGGACGGTACAAGGAGAACTTTGTTAATGCTGGATTTGCCTCCTTCGACCTGGTGGCACAGATGACTGCGGA AGACCTGCTGAGGATAGGGGTGACGCTAGCAGGGCACCAGAAGAAGATCCTGAGCAGCATTCAGGACATGAGGCTGCAGATGAACCAGACGCTCCCGGTGCAGGTTTGA